Proteins co-encoded in one Brassica rapa cultivar Chiifu-401-42 chromosome A02, CAAS_Brap_v3.01, whole genome shotgun sequence genomic window:
- the LOC103850785 gene encoding uncharacterized protein LOC103850785, which yields MATQTRPSSVKNEPRDGSSSHASRAKIDPSFKDKKKIATTSKPIMSDTKPRSSASTVTVKSEAKLKNAVSSVKSTATTSTAASLAKGKVKREKKVYSLAGQKYDPPEEREPLRIFYESLSKQIPGSEMAEFWLMEHGMLSSEKAKRAHEKKLRKMKQIRMGTPVKPTPSYSKSKPESSQRPSASKNSGSDARKKKKVDDSDDDDDFILSPKRRKV from the exons ATGGCGACACAGACGAGACCCAGTTCGGTTAAGAACGAGCCACGCGATGGATCTTCTTCTCATGCTTCCAGAGCCAAGATCGATCCGTCTTTTAAGGACAAGAAGAAGATCGCGACCACAAGCAAACCGATCATGTCGGATACCAAACCCAGATCCTCTGCTTCCACCGTCACGGTTAAATCTGAG GCAAAGCTCAAGAACGCTGTAAGCTCGGTTAAATCCACAGCAACAACATCTACAGCAGCTAGCTTGGCGAAAGGTAAAGtcaaaagagagaagaaggttTATTCGTTAGCCGGACAAAAATATGATCCTCCTGAAGAG AGAGAGCCCTTGAGGATATTCTATGAATCATTATCGAAACAAATACCAGGAAGCGAAATGGCTGAGTTctg GCTAATGGAACATGGAATGTTGTCATCGGAAAAGGCAAAGCGAGCTCATGAGAAAAAGCTAAGGAAGATGAAGCAAATCCGAATGGGAACACCGGTTAAACCGACGCCATCATATTCTAAGAGTAAACCAGAGAGTTCTCAAAGACCATCAGCGTCCAAGAACAGCGGTTCGGATgcgagaaagaagaaaaaagtcgATGATagtgacgatgatgatgatttcaTCCTAAGCCCCAAGAGAAGGAAAGTGTAA